ACTTTTATATTATCAATTTATTAAACATGCGTTTGGGCTTACTTATACATCTAATGATGAAGAAACTTTTCTGAGACTTTATTTTGATAAACTACCTGACACAAAAATTAAAAACGAGCAGTTCTTGAATTATATATATGCGCTGCAATCATTACCTCAATTCCAGGGTGCCAATATCAAAATTAGAAGAGAAGATATTACTGAAGTGGATTCACATGATCATGTGATTCTTCAGTGCATGGACATCATTTTAGGTTCAATGGCCTTTCGATTAAATGATTTCCATAAGGTTAAACTTGAAGGAAAACTTCAAAGAGGTAAAAGAACTATTGCAAAAGAGAAACTTTATAAATTTATTTTGAATGAAATTAGGACAATATATCCCGGTTTTAATATTGGCATAACAACAAGTAAAAGTCCAAGAGAGAAAATCTGGACTCTCTCATATCGACATTGGAGTTTTGTTCCTAAAGAATTTACAGTAGATGGGGAAAAATTTAAATAAAAAATCCCATCTTTCGCTACTAATCTCCCACGTGGAACGTAGGGCTTCACTAAGACAGGACAGTGCAAATATAGGTAAATCCATTTAATTTCAAACGGTTATTAATAACAATATTTATAACACTTTACCCCTTCGGTATCTCCATAGGCCTTGAACGGTGCAACAGCAGCCAGTCGGCATTTTCCATCAGTGATTCAAGGGCCAGTTCATGAATTATTGATTCAGCCTCATCGGGCTTGCTTGATTCAATGGCATTTGTCAGGATAGTATAAGCGTGGCTGAACAGGTGGAACATTTTCTGAAATGTTTTGGATTGTTCTTCAAAAATCCGCTTTTCATTGTATCCCAGTAGGGCGCCTGCAATAACGAGAAAACTGTGGGTGCACACAATCAGCACACTGTGCAAAAACTCGTAACTTTCCTCTGACAAAAAGTGAATCCTGCCTTCAGCGATGCTGAATAAAAACAACACAACAGCTGATGCCAGGGCGGAAAGAAAAAGAACATTTCCAAGCCACCGGTATCGTTCATGATGATAATGATGCTTCATACTTTTCAGCCTGTAGTATTCAAGCTGGTCGGAAACCCAAAAATCATTAAGATACCTGCATTTTTCAATGCTTTTGCTCTCGTCGCTTTTTTTAACAGGGGGTATCAGAAGAGTGGAACGCAACGCATAAATGATCCATTCGAGATCACCAGCGTATTTTTGCAGGTAATAATCCGAAACATTGGTATTGTTACCCATACATGCCAGGAAATACTGTACCCGGAAGGCTTCGGCAAGTGCCCTGTAGTCCTCATGTTTTTGTTCATATTTCCGTCGATTCGCATACAGAAACCATAAGGCTCCCATACCCATTGTAAGCGGGTAAAGAAGTAGCATTACAGGTTTATGCCAGAATTCGACGTATACCTGGAAGAACAGGAAGGCTAATACTGTTAAAATCAGCAGGACTTTAAGTGCAAAAAACCGTTTTGAGTTGAACCGGGTAGCCAGCGTATCCGTAGTTACCTGGAAGGCGGCAATTCGCTTTATATAGGGATCGTCAGAAACTTTTAACCGGTCTTCATTGGAACGAATCCTGTCCTTCAATAATTCGTTATCCATTGAAAGAACATCCTGGTTATAGGAATTGATATACCGGAGAAAACGCCGATCTTCATTCCTGAAGATCTCTTCATTTTTCCACCTGTCATCCGGGTAAATCATCTTTCTTGAAAAGGCATCCGGCGGAACAGGTTGATCCTGCCTTGGAGTGAGAATATGACAAATTGAACCGGTTCTTAAAATATTCAGTGGTTGCTGGAGCTGAGGGAGAGTCTGAGGCAGTCCTGTTTTCTTTAGTCTGACAATATGGGCCGTCCCGCCTTTCTTAAGGTTATCCATTCCGTCCCACAAAGCAATCAGAAGGTAACTGTGTCTGGCCACAAATTGGCCAATGCGAAAGTATTGTTCATTGCGGATATCCGGCTTGCGCAAATCCGGTAATTTCACCCCTTCGGCAACCGGAAGTTCAAACCAGTATTCAGCCTTGTTCAGCAAGTCATCAAATTCAATATTTGATGAGGATGAAACAAAATCTTTCCTGTATTCAGCAACAGGCATAGGAAGAGGTGCAATATAAGGCACGTCACATTCTATTGCTGCTTCAGCGGCCAGCCTGTCGGCTCCTTCTGCCAGAGGGGTTATAATTTTCACCGGAGTATCGGGGCACTGAAACTTTTTTTCAAGGATGATCTTTTTTATCTCTTCCTTTAAAACACGCTTGTCCTCCTCCCTGATATTGCGATGACCGGTCACACCCAGGTACAAGGGTATCAGGCAGTGACCGGATTGTGAATCATATTCTGACAGTCTTCCTAATTCTGACATGAACAAAGCGTCTAATTTGCAGGATTGGACTGTTTCAGGTATTTATCAAGGAATGTCAGGATCTGTCCGTAACCTTTGATTTCATTTTCCTTTTTAATGAATCCGTGTCCCTCATCCGGGAAGATCACATATTCAACCGGTACGTTATTCTTTTTGATTCCGGCCACCATTTCATCCGATTCCACCTGTAAAACCCGCGGATCATTGGCACCCTGCAAAATCATGACCGGGTTTCTGACTTTATCCGCATGAAACAAAGGCGATATATTATAAAGACGAACTGAATCCGATGTAAACGGATCACCCATTTCATTGAACAACGCAGTGCGGAAGGATGCCCACCAGGCTGGTGTTGATTTCAGGGTTCTCAGCCAGTTTGTGACTCCGAAAAGATCCACTCCCACTTTAAATTCTTCCGGTGCTGAAGTCATTGCAGCCATAGTCATGAATCCGCCGTAGCTGCCTCCAAGGATTCCGATCTTATTACTGTCGATATATTCCTGGGATTGCAGCCATTTTTTGCCCCAGATACAATCTTTAAGATCTTTATCACCGTGATTACGGTCATCCATCTTATAGAAAGTTTTTCCATAGCCGCTGCTTCCCCTGTTATTTACGGCAAGAATAGCATAGCCATGGTTTACAAAAAACTGTATAAGTGAAGAGTATCCTACTCTTGACTGACCACCCGGTCCTCCATGTACCCATACAAGTGCCGGAACTTTGTTTTTAGCATCAGCAGTCAGTGGTTTATAAAAAATGGCAGGAATTTCAAGGCTGTCAAATGACTTGAAACGCACCACCTGGGCCGTTGACAGGTCCTCAGGATTGATCTCGGTATTCAAGGTATTGGTTAGTTTCTTCAGTTCTTTTGTTTCGAAATTATAGACAAACAAGTCAGCCGGTGATTTGGATGTACCTACGGTGAGCAGCATCAGCTTTTCACTGTCGGAAATATTCACTTCCTGAACGTCTCCATCGGGGATTTGAGGAAAATCAACTTTTTCGTTTGTCTTGTTATTCAATACGATTATGTTGTTTTTCCCGTCTTCGTTAACAGCAATAACCCTGTATTTCTCATTTTCACTGACATAACTGTACATTACATCCCAGTTTGTCTCATATATGGTTTTGCGGTTACCTGTAGCAATTTCGTATTCAACCAGGTAGGCGAACTCTTTTCCGGCATCCGTAACATAATAAAAGAACCTGCCATCGTCGCTGAAACCTGAAGCACTGTATTGACCGGGAGAAGAAGGATCGGATATTTCAGTGAGCTTCTTGGCAGTCTTGTTTTTTAAAAAGAGTTGATTTTCACTTGAAGTGATCGGACGCTGGAGGGCTACAATGTTTTCATCGTCCGAAATCCCGCTGAAATCAAGTCCATCCTCATATTGATACAGCAATTGAGGTTTCCATTCACCAACCGTCATTTTGTAAAAATCAAAGAACTGCGGATCTCTTTTGTTTGATCCGAAATACATCGACTTTTTATCCTCACTCCATCCTGCGAAGCCGGCTTTTTCCTTTTCACCAGGTGTAAGGTCCTGGGTAGTGCCGTCAGCTTTAAGCATATAGATATGACTGATTTCATTACCTCCCTGGTCGGAAGAATAAAACAAATCATTCGTTCCTTTTACATAATCAATTGCAAAGAAGGATTCTTTTTGCGAACTGGTAACCTGGCGCATTGTGGTATCGGCAAGGTTGATTTCATATACATTAAAGATTCCTGATTTGTCGGTACTCACCAGAATTTTCTTTTCATCGTTACTAAAAGTTCCTCCGGTCATACGGAGGTTTTTAAAAAACTGGTTGATTGTATACTGTTTAACTTCACGTGGTTTGGAACAGCTGATCAGCAACAGGGCTGATAAAATTATCAGGGC
Above is a window of Bacteroidales bacterium DNA encoding:
- a CDS encoding DUF3800 domain-containing protein — its product is MEYIIYCDESISNGRYFSDFYGGALVRSLDYFDITRRLNEKKFSLNLKNEIKWTKVTENYLEKYEKMMKLFFDFIRKDKIKIRIMFRQNALVPAKLSDDQIDKGFQLLYYQFIKHAFGLTYTSNDEETFLRLYFDKLPDTKIKNEQFLNYIYALQSLPQFQGANIKIRREDITEVDSHDHVILQCMDIILGSMAFRLNDFHKVKLEGKLQRGKRTIAKEKLYKFILNEIRTIYPGFNIGITTSKSPREKIWTLSYRHWSFVPKEFTVDGEKFK
- a CDS encoding S9 family peptidase, producing MKNALIILSALLLISCSKPREVKQYTINQFFKNLRMTGGTFSNDEKKILVSTDKSGIFNVYEINLADTTMRQVTSSQKESFFAIDYVKGTNDLFYSSDQGGNEISHIYMLKADGTTQDLTPGEKEKAGFAGWSEDKKSMYFGSNKRDPQFFDFYKMTVGEWKPQLLYQYEDGLDFSGISDDENIVALQRPITSSENQLFLKNKTAKKLTEISDPSSPGQYSASGFSDDGRFFYYVTDAGKEFAYLVEYEIATGNRKTIYETNWDVMYSYVSENEKYRVIAVNEDGKNNIIVLNNKTNEKVDFPQIPDGDVQEVNISDSEKLMLLTVGTSKSPADLFVYNFETKELKKLTNTLNTEINPEDLSTAQVVRFKSFDSLEIPAIFYKPLTADAKNKVPALVWVHGGPGGQSRVGYSSLIQFFVNHGYAILAVNNRGSSGYGKTFYKMDDRNHGDKDLKDCIWGKKWLQSQEYIDSNKIGILGGSYGGFMTMAAMTSAPEEFKVGVDLFGVTNWLRTLKSTPAWWASFRTALFNEMGDPFTSDSVRLYNISPLFHADKVRNPVMILQGANDPRVLQVESDEMVAGIKKNNVPVEYVIFPDEGHGFIKKENEIKGYGQILTFLDKYLKQSNPAN